One window of Botrimarina mediterranea genomic DNA carries:
- the lnt gene encoding apolipoprotein N-acyltransferase, whose product MKDSPVVEFGPPRVLLVGVIGAVLLWLAQPPAALWPLAWIAPGVWLWLAESPAEWRRREYLKMWLAGSLYWLLAVHWVRLPHPLTPLGWAPLALYLGLYPVALVALVRTARRRWRWPLWLAAPVVWTGLELLQARLFTGFLMGAVSHSQAGQPWIRSLAAYAGAYGVTFAVVLVAATLANAFLAWKTPRRGRRLIEAIASIAIVIAVGFAARSAVETNFKIDKAPRPRVALIQGDIRATWDPDPARGQRIMDRHMVLSREAFAQSRRDGRPVDLVIWPESMFRTPLIYFDGAAEPPADADDAYTARIENTASWLKVLADMTGGAASLVGIDRFDILSEPAGVGDERVYNSVLLSDGEGQPIAVYDKTHLVPFGEYIPFASGMPIIYYLTPISGGMGVGAGPVAMDAPLRDGPLGNGGVLRLCPSICYETVVPHVIRRQVATLTADGERPDVLVNVTNDAWFWGSSELDMHLACGVYRAVENGLPLLVAANGGLSAVIDATGEVQALGPRMAEQALVADVPRPSARATFYSRWGDVFAGVCLAACGLLAGSRGVEAIKLRRAASRGR is encoded by the coding sequence GTGAAGGACTCTCCCGTGGTGGAGTTCGGTCCCCCACGAGTGCTGCTCGTCGGGGTGATTGGCGCGGTGCTGTTGTGGCTCGCGCAGCCGCCGGCGGCGCTGTGGCCGCTGGCTTGGATCGCACCGGGGGTGTGGCTATGGCTCGCCGAGTCGCCTGCCGAATGGCGGCGCCGTGAGTACCTCAAGATGTGGCTTGCGGGATCGCTGTATTGGCTCTTGGCGGTGCACTGGGTGCGGCTGCCGCACCCGTTGACACCGTTGGGCTGGGCGCCGCTAGCGCTTTATTTGGGCCTCTATCCCGTGGCGCTGGTCGCGCTAGTGCGGACCGCGCGGCGGCGTTGGCGCTGGCCGTTGTGGCTGGCGGCGCCGGTCGTGTGGACGGGGCTCGAGTTGCTGCAGGCGCGGTTGTTCACTGGCTTCTTGATGGGTGCGGTGAGCCATTCGCAAGCGGGCCAGCCCTGGATACGTTCGCTCGCCGCCTACGCGGGTGCGTACGGCGTGACTTTCGCCGTGGTGCTCGTTGCTGCGACCTTGGCAAACGCCTTCCTTGCTTGGAAGACCCCGCGTCGTGGTCGGCGATTGATAGAAGCGATTGCATCGATCGCGATCGTGATCGCGGTTGGCTTCGCAGCCAGGTCCGCCGTCGAGACGAACTTCAAAATCGACAAAGCGCCACGGCCGCGGGTGGCGCTCATCCAGGGCGACATCCGCGCCACGTGGGACCCGGACCCCGCGCGCGGCCAGCGGATCATGGACCGCCACATGGTGCTTTCGCGCGAGGCGTTCGCACAGAGTCGGCGTGACGGGCGGCCGGTCGATCTGGTGATCTGGCCCGAGAGCATGTTCCGCACGCCGCTCATTTACTTCGATGGCGCCGCCGAACCACCAGCCGACGCCGACGACGCGTACACCGCTCGCATCGAGAACACCGCCTCGTGGCTGAAGGTGCTCGCCGACATGACGGGCGGCGCCGCGTCGCTGGTGGGGATCGACCGCTTCGACATCCTGTCCGAGCCCGCGGGCGTTGGGGACGAGCGTGTCTACAACAGCGTCCTGCTCTCGGATGGCGAAGGGCAGCCGATCGCCGTCTACGACAAGACGCACCTCGTGCCGTTTGGCGAGTACATCCCGTTTGCTTCCGGGATGCCGATTATCTACTACCTGACGCCGATCTCCGGCGGCATGGGCGTCGGCGCCGGGCCAGTGGCGATGGACGCGCCACTGCGCGACGGGCCGCTGGGTAACGGGGGCGTGCTGCGGCTGTGCCCGTCGATCTGCTACGAGACGGTGGTGCCGCACGTCATCCGCCGGCAGGTCGCGACGCTCACGGCTGACGGCGAGCGCCCCGACGTGCTGGTGAACGTCACCAACGACGCTTGGTTCTGGGGCTCGAGCGAACTCGACATGCACTTGGCGTGCGGGGTCTATCGGGCGGTGGAGAACGGCCTACCGCTGCTGGTGGCGGCCAATGGGGGCCTCTCGGCGGTCATCGATGCGACAGGTGAGGTCCAGGCCCTGGGGCCGCGGATGGCGGAGCAGGCGCTGGTGGCGGACGTCCCGCGGCCGAGTGCGCGGGCGACGTTCTACAGCCGCTGGGGGGACGTGTTCGCGGGGGTGTGCCTGGCGGCGTGCGGGCTGCTTGCGGGGAGCCGCGGCGTTGAGGCTATCAAACTCCGACGGGCGGCGAGCCGGGGACGTTAG
- a CDS encoding metallophosphoesterase: protein MPSPDRQPLTRRQWLGRIAAGGVTLALGSYAYARRIEPHWVEITHHTMPLMNLSSSLVGKRLVQISDLHVGPVVDNSYLRTVLRSLEELGPDYLVITGDLMSSRRAESVDLVIDTLRDSPVIDLPTFIVLGNHDYGEGFRNDFVADELVDKVRNLGVTVLRNESIDIDGLQIAGCDDRWARRTDLNATFARVDHTRPTICLAHNPDIADLPDWSTFGGWILSGHTHGGQCRFPIIGAPVLPIKNKAYARGHVSLNGGRNLYVNRGLGYTRRIRFGVRPEVTVFTLTPV from the coding sequence ATGCCATCTCCCGATCGCCAACCGCTGACCCGACGACAGTGGCTCGGCCGCATCGCCGCGGGCGGCGTAACGCTAGCACTCGGCTCCTACGCCTACGCGCGGCGAATTGAGCCCCATTGGGTCGAAATAACGCATCACACGATGCCCCTGATGAATCTGTCGTCGTCGCTCGTTGGTAAACGGCTGGTACAGATCAGCGACCTGCACGTCGGTCCGGTCGTCGATAACAGCTATCTGCGTACTGTACTGCGCAGTCTAGAAGAGTTGGGTCCTGACTACCTCGTTATCACTGGAGATCTGATGTCGAGCCGCCGCGCCGAGTCGGTCGATCTCGTAATCGACACGCTGCGCGACTCGCCCGTCATCGACCTGCCGACTTTCATCGTGCTGGGCAACCATGACTACGGGGAAGGATTCCGCAACGACTTCGTCGCCGATGAACTCGTGGACAAGGTGCGTAACCTTGGTGTCACTGTTCTCCGCAATGAGTCCATCGATATCGACGGCCTCCAAATCGCCGGTTGCGACGACCGCTGGGCGCGACGCACCGACCTCAACGCGACCTTTGCCCGCGTCGATCACACCCGCCCGACCATCTGCCTCGCCCACAACCCCGATATCGCGGACCTCCCCGATTGGTCCACGTTCGGCGGCTGGATTCTCTCGGGCCACACGCACGGCGGGCAGTGCCGCTTCCCGATCATCGGCGCCCCGGTCCTGCCGATTAAGAACAAGGCCTACGCCCGTGGGCACGTCTCGCTCAATGGGGGACGAAACCTCTACGTCAATCGCGGCCTCGGTTACACACGCCGTATCCGCTTCGGCGTCCGGCCAGAAGTAACGGTCTTTACACTGACGCCCGTCTGA